A genome region from Bemisia tabaci chromosome 3, PGI_BMITA_v3 includes the following:
- the LOC109033035 gene encoding uncharacterized protein, with translation MYMDESTEVPEPSQVTSHLTALLGSEVSAPILLQIAIYWIEQSYSVIYIRPTPHTKLPPDIHGVSTIQENLQQFSNLLRFLYLPSWSDLLQFLFCVHEAASVPHVVLVENLNFYCAMEPGVPPDESHAALILASLKDSVTACARKLRTSTHLVCSFDHVAHKDFKLHPVFDIFFSDSIWTVKEHPDNKVTLSRSRDIFDKDDTDEILFVKTQDKILYFEGIKKIFAHWTYHS, from the exons ATGTACATGGACGAATCAACAGAGGTTCCTGAGCCTTCTCAGGTGACATCACATTTAACTGCGTTACTTGGATCAGAAGTTTCAGCTCCTATTTTGTTACAG ATTGCAATATACTGGATTGAGCAAAGTTACAGTGTCATCTACATTCGCCCCACACCTCATACAAAGCTGCCTCCAGATATCCATGGAGTAAGCACTATTCAAGAAAACCTACAGCAGTTCTCAAATTTACTCAGATTCTT GTACTTACCTAGCTGGAGTGACCTCCTGCAGTTTCTATTTTGTGTCCATGAAGCAGCAAGTGTACCACATGTGGTACTGGtagaaaatctaaatttttattgCGCTATGGAGCCTGGTGTACCGCCTGATGAGTCCCATGCAGCATTGATTCTAGCATCCCTCAAAGACTCGGTCACAGCATGCGCAAGGAAACTGAGAACTTCGACTCACTTGGTTTGTTCATTTGATCACGTAGCCCACAAAGACTTTAAACTTCACCCTGTCTTTGACATTTTCTTCTCAGATTCTATTTGGACTGTTAAAGAGCATCCTGATAACAAGGTCACTTTGTCAAGGTCAAGAGATATCTTCGATAAAGATGATACTGATGAGATCCTTTTTGTCAAGACTCAAGATAAGATTTTATACTTTGAGGGAatcaaaaagatttttgctCATTGGACATAtcactcataa